The following are encoded in a window of Sphaerisporangium siamense genomic DNA:
- a CDS encoding alpha/beta hydrolase family protein, with amino-acid sequence MTHALTTRPVPRGGRVAMAGLLALTAAVSPLPLAPAAAAPLPATARATVAPVTTPYLPDPTGPRPVGSTTLYLKDTSRPDPWVPTEKARELMVTLWYPAARKGRQRASYLTAKESELHLKGGRITTLPFDVLSTTRTNSFTDVKPAGRGHGLPLVVLSPGFTKPRATLSGLAEDLASHGYVVAAIDHTYENYATTFPDGRIATCAACEFDDREDFGPKTVEVRAADVSFVLDELTGRHPKWKGASLIDRSRIAMVGQSIGGAGALGALAKEPRVRAAIDMDGTTYATLPENGLTRPFLFLGAQQHHSPGQDTRWDRDWALLHGWKRWLVVAGAGHQSFTDIPLIVAEQLGVDLGYELKGSRSMEITRRYVRAFLDRHLRGVPQPLLDAPSSEYPEVKFCAPETKTCA; translated from the coding sequence ATGACTCATGCCCTCACGACGCGTCCGGTGCCGCGCGGCGGCCGGGTCGCCATGGCCGGGCTGCTCGCCCTCACGGCCGCGGTCTCTCCTCTGCCCCTCGCCCCGGCGGCGGCCGCCCCCTTACCGGCGACCGCGCGCGCCACGGTCGCGCCGGTCACGACGCCGTACCTGCCCGACCCGACCGGCCCCCGTCCGGTCGGCTCCACCACGCTGTACCTGAAGGACACCTCGCGCCCCGACCCGTGGGTGCCCACGGAGAAGGCCAGGGAACTGATGGTCACCCTGTGGTACCCGGCGGCGAGGAAGGGCCGGCAGCGGGCGTCCTACCTGACCGCGAAAGAGTCGGAGCTCCACCTCAAGGGGGGACGGATCACCACCCTGCCGTTCGACGTGCTCAGCACGACGCGTACCAACTCCTTCACCGACGTGAAACCGGCCGGACGCGGGCACGGCCTGCCCCTCGTGGTGCTCTCGCCCGGGTTCACCAAGCCCCGCGCCACGCTCAGCGGCCTGGCCGAGGACCTGGCCAGTCACGGCTACGTCGTCGCCGCGATCGACCACACCTACGAGAACTACGCCACGACGTTCCCCGACGGGCGGATCGCCACCTGCGCCGCGTGCGAGTTCGACGACCGCGAGGACTTCGGCCCGAAGACTGTCGAGGTCCGGGCCGCCGACGTGTCCTTCGTGCTCGACGAGCTCACCGGACGCCATCCGAAGTGGAAGGGCGCGTCGCTGATCGACCGGTCCCGCATCGCGATGGTCGGCCAGTCCATCGGGGGTGCCGGCGCCCTCGGGGCCCTCGCCAAGGAGCCCCGGGTGCGGGCCGCGATCGACATGGACGGCACGACGTACGCGACCCTGCCGGAGAACGGGCTGACGCGACCGTTCCTGTTCCTCGGCGCCCAGCAGCACCACAGTCCGGGACAGGACACCCGGTGGGACCGTGACTGGGCACTGCTGCACGGCTGGAAGCGCTGGCTCGTCGTCGCGGGCGCCGGTCACCAGAGCTTCACGGACATCCCGCTCATCGTGGCCGAGCAGCTCGGCGTCGACCTCGGCTACGAGCTGAAGGGGTCGCGCTCGATGGAGATCACCCGCAGGTACGTCCGCGCCTTCCTGGACCGGCACCTGCGCGGCGTCCCCCAGCCCCTGCTGGACGCGCCGTCCTCGGAGTACCCCGAGGTCAAGTTCTGCGCCCCGGAGACCAAGACCTGCGCGTAG
- a CDS encoding DMT family transporter, whose amino-acid sequence MSMTMDETAQATGRRGLSWASPGRARGAAGAAAAMFLVGTLTAVSPALHHYPVYGGQALRYAAGGLVLLLVMRARGTPHLRLDRRELALVALLAVTGLGAFNVFVIEATRYAGPATVGTIVATVPIVLALAGPLMERRRPTPSIVLAALVVAGGAALATGLGGGTPLGLLLALGALACEVAFSLLAVPLLPRLGAMRVSAYATLAAVPLLLVTGLVADGRDALRVPTVPEAAALAYLAVVVTAVAFFCWYDALPRLGPDRAGLFSGFLPIGAIVCGLVLGTGHPAPADLLGAALVIAGLLLGLRPRRPTPWAPAA is encoded by the coding sequence ATGTCGATGACCATGGACGAGACGGCGCAGGCGACGGGCCGGCGCGGGCTGAGCTGGGCGTCGCCGGGCCGGGCGCGCGGGGCGGCCGGAGCGGCGGCCGCGATGTTCCTGGTCGGCACGCTGACCGCGGTGTCGCCCGCGCTGCACCACTACCCCGTCTACGGCGGCCAGGCCCTGCGGTACGCGGCGGGCGGGCTGGTCCTGCTGCTGGTCATGCGGGCGCGCGGGACGCCGCACCTGCGGCTGGACCGGCGCGAGCTGGCGCTCGTGGCGCTGCTGGCCGTCACCGGGCTCGGCGCCTTCAACGTCTTCGTGATCGAGGCCACCCGGTACGCCGGCCCCGCCACGGTCGGCACGATCGTGGCGACGGTCCCGATCGTGCTGGCCCTGGCCGGGCCGCTGATGGAGCGGCGGCGGCCGACCCCGTCCATCGTCCTGGCCGCGCTGGTGGTGGCGGGCGGCGCGGCCCTGGCCACCGGGCTCGGCGGCGGCACGCCGCTCGGCCTGCTGCTCGCGCTCGGCGCGCTCGCCTGCGAGGTCGCGTTCTCGCTGCTCGCCGTGCCGCTGCTGCCCCGGCTCGGCGCCATGCGGGTGTCGGCGTACGCGACGCTGGCGGCGGTGCCGCTGCTGCTGGTCACCGGCCTGGTCGCCGACGGGCGGGACGCGCTGCGCGTGCCGACCGTGCCCGAGGCCGCGGCGCTGGCCTACCTGGCCGTGGTGGTGACGGCGGTGGCGTTCTTCTGCTGGTACGACGCCCTGCCCCGGCTCGGCCCCGACCGGGCGGGGCTGTTCTCCGGTTTCCTGCCCATCGGCGCCATCGTCTGCGGGCTGGTGCTCGGCACCGGCCATCCCGCGCCCGCCGACCTGCTCGGCGCGGCCCTGGTCATCGCGGGCCTGCTGCTGGGCCTGCGCCCCCGCCGTCCCACGCCGTGGGCCCCCGCCGCGTGA
- a CDS encoding UvrD-helicase domain-containing protein, with the protein MIGPAELADKLGVPPPTPEQAAVIEAPLGPMVVVAGAGSGKSETMAGRVVWLVANGLVRPERVLGLTFTRKAAAELAARVRKRLTRLAEVGMAPAEMLDDEPTVSTYHAYAARLVTDHALREALEPTMRLVTPAISWQMASRVVGQYDGPMDRVDLAPSSVTAAVLELAGEMAEHLRAPGEVREIGRWLRERLAVVTGRTTLPQRRPVRTQEIREQLLPLVEAYDRLKRSREVIDYGDQMALAARIADRHPEVGMVERGRFSVVLLDEYQDTSHAQLVLLRALFGGGHPVTAVGDPCQSIYGWRGASSGNLKRFVRDFPTSAGEPADVRRLSVSFRNGEKVLDVAARVQVPLRAEAREVPVLTPGVNRVGRGRVLCAFHETAEDEAAWVADGVAHLLGHEGAPDGLPWGDGERDKLREKAKAGAWGGAQAIQPQDVAILARKRSQFPALRRALEARDIPVEVVGLGGLLTVPEVADVVATLRVLYEPAAGDSLVRLLAGPRWRIGVADLKVLGDLARELTVSQRQGAGPEDPLEQVVTDMAAERGSLVDALDELPDRPDWLEPFSPLARERLPRLAQELRVLRAHAGQPLPDLIAEVERRLGLDVEVASRGGGPLAARADLDAFLDAAARFAGDAEDPTLGAFLAYLQAAETEEFGLEAGRVGETNSVKLMTVHASKGLEWPVVVVPGLSQVTTQAGGLAKGSVFPATPATNSRWTENARKLPYPLRGDRFDLPVLEGLEKEDLAAFDQSCRERDLLEERRLAYVAVTRAHYLLIASGYRWGSAARPLEPSDFLLEVREASGHAAAWASDLEEGAVNPLLAEPASEEWPATPGGARYEAIRGGADMVMDAINGDDWLAPADPTPMKDWEQDRVRSWARDTELLLRERDQARRRGGHLVELPARLTVSSLVTLATDPAALARQIRRPLPHRPAPLARRGTAFHRWLENRWDQQRLIDDMELPGAADELSPADLQLAELRDRFEQSRWASMEPIDLEIPFETVIADRVVRGRMDAVFPEGDGYVIVDWKTGEPPRGRGARAATVQLAAYRLAWSHLSGAPLSKVSAAFHYVRANETIRPADLLDANGLMRLIESVPEDT; encoded by the coding sequence CTGATCGGCCCCGCCGAGCTCGCCGACAAGCTGGGCGTCCCGCCGCCCACCCCCGAGCAGGCCGCCGTCATCGAGGCGCCGCTCGGCCCCATGGTCGTGGTGGCCGGCGCGGGGTCGGGCAAGAGCGAGACCATGGCCGGGCGGGTGGTGTGGCTGGTCGCCAACGGCCTGGTCCGCCCCGAGCGCGTGCTCGGCCTCACCTTCACCCGCAAGGCCGCCGCCGAGCTGGCCGCCCGGGTGCGCAAGCGGCTCACCCGCCTCGCCGAGGTCGGCATGGCCCCGGCCGAGATGCTGGACGACGAGCCCACCGTCTCCACCTACCACGCCTACGCCGCCCGCCTGGTCACCGACCACGCGCTGCGCGAGGCGCTGGAGCCGACGATGCGGCTCGTCACGCCCGCCATCTCCTGGCAGATGGCCTCGCGCGTGGTCGGCCAGTACGACGGGCCCATGGACCGCGTGGACCTGGCCCCCTCCTCGGTCACGGCGGCGGTGCTGGAGCTCGCCGGCGAGATGGCCGAACACCTGCGCGCCCCCGGCGAGGTCCGCGAGATCGGCCGGTGGCTGCGGGAGCGCCTGGCCGTCGTCACCGGGCGCACCACGCTGCCCCAGCGCAGGCCGGTGCGCACCCAGGAGATCCGCGAGCAGCTCCTGCCGCTCGTCGAGGCCTACGACCGGCTCAAGCGCAGCCGCGAGGTCATCGACTACGGCGACCAGATGGCGCTGGCCGCGCGCATCGCCGACCGGCACCCCGAGGTCGGCATGGTCGAGCGCGGCCGGTTCTCGGTCGTCCTGCTCGACGAGTACCAGGACACCAGCCACGCCCAGCTCGTCCTGCTGCGCGCCCTGTTCGGCGGCGGCCACCCGGTGACCGCCGTCGGCGACCCCTGCCAGTCCATCTACGGCTGGCGCGGCGCATCCTCCGGCAACCTCAAGCGGTTCGTCCGCGACTTCCCCACCTCGGCGGGCGAGCCCGCGGACGTGCGCCGCCTCTCCGTCAGCTTCCGCAACGGCGAGAAGGTGCTGGACGTCGCGGCGCGCGTGCAGGTGCCCCTGCGCGCCGAGGCCCGCGAGGTCCCCGTGCTCACCCCCGGCGTCAACCGCGTCGGCCGCGGCCGGGTGCTGTGCGCCTTCCACGAGACCGCCGAGGACGAGGCCGCCTGGGTCGCCGACGGCGTGGCCCACCTGCTCGGCCACGAGGGCGCCCCCGACGGCCTGCCCTGGGGGGACGGCGAGCGCGACAAGCTGCGCGAGAAGGCCAAGGCGGGCGCCTGGGGCGGGGCGCAGGCCATCCAGCCGCAGGACGTCGCCATCCTCGCCCGCAAGCGCTCCCAGTTCCCCGCGCTGCGCCGCGCCCTGGAGGCCAGGGACATCCCCGTCGAGGTCGTCGGCCTCGGCGGCCTGCTCACCGTCCCCGAGGTCGCCGACGTCGTCGCCACCCTGCGCGTGCTGTACGAGCCCGCGGCGGGCGACTCGCTGGTCCGCCTGCTGGCGGGGCCGCGCTGGCGCATCGGCGTCGCCGACCTGAAGGTCCTCGGCGACCTCGCCCGCGAGCTCACCGTCTCCCAGCGCCAGGGCGCCGGCCCCGAGGACCCGCTGGAGCAGGTCGTCACGGACATGGCGGCCGAGCGCGGCTCGCTGGTCGACGCCCTGGACGAGCTGCCCGACCGTCCCGACTGGCTGGAGCCGTTCTCGCCGCTGGCCCGCGAGCGGCTGCCCCGCCTCGCGCAGGAACTGCGCGTCCTGCGCGCCCACGCCGGGCAGCCCCTGCCCGACCTCATCGCCGAGGTCGAGCGCCGCCTCGGCCTGGACGTCGAGGTCGCGTCCCGCGGCGGCGGCCCGCTCGCCGCCCGCGCCGACCTCGACGCCTTCCTCGACGCCGCCGCGCGGTTCGCCGGCGACGCCGAGGACCCGACGCTCGGCGCGTTCCTCGCCTACCTGCAGGCCGCCGAGACCGAGGAGTTCGGCCTGGAGGCCGGGCGCGTCGGCGAGACCAACAGCGTCAAGCTGATGACCGTCCACGCGTCCAAGGGCCTGGAGTGGCCGGTCGTGGTCGTGCCGGGGCTCTCCCAGGTCACCACGCAGGCGGGCGGGCTGGCCAAGGGCAGCGTGTTCCCCGCCACGCCCGCCACCAACTCCCGCTGGACCGAGAACGCGCGCAAGCTGCCGTACCCGTTGCGCGGCGACCGCTTCGACCTTCCCGTCCTCGAAGGGCTGGAGAAGGAGGACCTGGCCGCGTTCGACCAGAGCTGCCGCGAACGCGACCTGCTGGAGGAACGCCGCCTCGCCTACGTCGCGGTCACCCGGGCGCACTACCTGCTGATCGCCTCCGGCTACCGCTGGGGCTCGGCCGCGCGGCCCCTGGAACCGTCGGACTTCCTGCTGGAGGTCCGTGAGGCGTCCGGCCACGCCGCCGCCTGGGCGTCCGACCTCGAAGAGGGCGCCGTCAACCCGCTGCTCGCCGAGCCCGCCTCGGAGGAATGGCCGGCCACGCCCGGCGGGGCGCGGTACGAGGCCATCCGCGGCGGCGCCGACATGGTCATGGACGCGATCAACGGCGACGACTGGCTCGCCCCCGCCGACCCCACGCCGATGAAGGACTGGGAACAGGACCGGGTCCGCTCCTGGGCGCGCGACACCGAGCTGCTGCTGCGCGAGCGCGACCAGGCGCGGCGGCGCGGCGGCCACCTCGTCGAGCTGCCCGCGCGGCTCACCGTCTCGTCCCTGGTCACGCTCGCCACCGATCCCGCCGCGCTGGCCCGGCAGATCCGCCGCCCGCTGCCGCACCGGCCCGCGCCGCTGGCCCGCCGCGGCACCGCCTTCCACCGCTGGCTGGAGAACCGCTGGGACCAGCAGCGCCTCATCGACGACATGGAGCTGCCCGGCGCCGCCGACGAGCTGTCCCCGGCGGACCTCCAGCTCGCCGAGCTGCGGGACCGGTTCGAGCAGAGCCGGTGGGCGTCCATGGAGCCGATCGACCTGGAGATCCCGTTCGAGACGGTCATCGCCGACCGCGTGGTGCGCGGACGCATGGACGCGGTCTTCCCCGAGGGCGACGGCTACGTGATCGTGGACTGGAAGACCGGCGAGCCGCCCCGCGGCCGGGGCGCCCGCGCCGCCACCGTCCAGCTCGCCGCCTACCGCCTCGCCTGGTCCCACCTGTCCGGCGCGCCGTTGTCCAAGGTGAGCGCCGCCTTCCACTACGTCCGCGCCAACGAGACGATCCGCCCGGCGGACCTCCTCGACGCCAACGGCCTGATGAGGCTCATCGAGTCCGTCCCCGAGGACACGTGA
- a CDS encoding ATP-dependent helicase, which produces MSGQTYRLVRRGSPGRAVAPVLDERQRAVVTHQGGPLLVLAGPGTGKTTTIVESIVERVERRGVDPERVLVLTFSRKAAQELRERITARLRRTTRTPLALTFHSYAYALLRREAVLAGETPPRLLTGPEDLLEVRRLLHGDLEDGARDWPSSLREALKTRGFSEELRDFLARANERGLDGPDLVVLGREHGRADWVAAGRFAARYNDRFDLDPTPTLDYSELIHAGAGLLADPEVRRRERAAYDVVYVDEYQDTDPAQDHLLGLLAGDGRDLIAVGDPDQSIYGFRGADVRNILTFPERFRTTTGDEASVVALRVCRRSGADLLAASRRVAARLPVPPSPGRGSRPHPESHRDLLAVDTADPGEVRVLLADSESQEAAVVADTLRRAHLLEGVPWSRMAVLVRSATRQVPMLRRALLSAGVPVVVAGDGPPLIQEPGVRPLATLLRVALRPETLDVTTAEELLTGPLGATDAIGVRRLRRALRVAELAAAAVESGEPAPPPRSSDELLVAAVQDVRELVSIEPHVASCAERVAALIKVARESAARGDTAEEALWAVWQASGLPERWTDASVAGGPRGGQADRDLDAVVALFDHAARFVDRLPHAGLGVFLDDLASQEIAGNTLAAHAPDGDVVQILTAHRAKGLEWDVVVVAGVQDGVWPDLRLRGSLLGIEQLVELSEGSALDGVDAATAALASKLLAEERRLFYVAVTRARRRLVVTAVGGDDTDERPSRFLSELLPGAVEQATVDERARWLSMSALVADLRAAVCDPSRPESMRRAAARHLARLARAGVPGAHPDEWYALTPISDDRPLTWPDGIVRVSPSAVESFTKCGLRWLLETAVGASGTDASRSLGSVIHAVAVLAAAGQEGDTLGKRLDEVWEELDFGGLWFSRKQRTVAEQMVSRFLTWHERNPRELVAVEEAFTAMLSENVQIKGRVDRVERDGDGRAVIIDLKTGTTKPSDHDLARHPQLGVYQLAALLGAFQRHGLTEPGGAALVQLGKAAGTNAALAREQGQGALGDDAEPGWAGELVDTVATGMSARVFRATVNDGCRTCAAKASCPVNDGGGQVC; this is translated from the coding sequence GTGAGTGGTCAGACCTACCGGCTGGTGCGCAGGGGGAGCCCGGGGCGTGCGGTGGCCCCCGTGCTGGACGAACGCCAGCGCGCGGTCGTCACCCACCAGGGAGGGCCGCTGCTCGTGCTGGCCGGCCCGGGAACCGGCAAGACCACCACGATCGTCGAGAGCATCGTCGAGCGGGTCGAGCGGCGCGGCGTCGATCCCGAGCGGGTGCTGGTGCTGACCTTCAGCCGCAAGGCCGCCCAAGAGCTGCGCGAGCGTATCACCGCCCGCCTGCGCCGCACCACGAGAACGCCCCTCGCGCTCACCTTCCACAGCTACGCCTACGCGCTGCTGCGCCGCGAGGCCGTCCTCGCCGGCGAGACGCCGCCGCGCCTGCTGACCGGCCCGGAGGACCTGCTGGAGGTCCGCCGCCTGCTGCACGGCGACCTGGAGGACGGCGCCCGCGACTGGCCGTCCAGCCTGCGCGAGGCCCTGAAGACCCGCGGCTTCTCCGAAGAGCTGCGCGACTTCCTGGCCAGGGCCAACGAGCGCGGCCTCGACGGTCCCGACCTGGTGGTGCTCGGCCGCGAGCATGGCCGGGCCGACTGGGTGGCCGCGGGCCGCTTCGCCGCCCGGTACAACGACCGCTTCGACCTCGACCCCACCCCCACCCTCGACTACTCCGAGCTGATCCACGCGGGCGCGGGCCTGCTCGCCGACCCCGAGGTGCGCCGCCGCGAGCGCGCCGCCTACGACGTCGTCTACGTGGACGAGTACCAGGACACCGACCCCGCCCAGGACCACCTGCTCGGCCTGCTCGCCGGCGACGGCCGCGACCTGATCGCCGTCGGCGACCCCGACCAGTCGATCTACGGCTTCCGCGGCGCCGACGTCCGCAACATCCTCACCTTCCCCGAGCGCTTCCGCACGACCACCGGCGACGAGGCGTCGGTCGTCGCCCTGCGCGTGTGCCGCCGCAGCGGCGCCGACCTGCTGGCCGCCTCCCGCCGCGTGGCCGCCCGCCTGCCCGTCCCGCCGAGCCCCGGCCGGGGCTCGCGTCCCCACCCCGAGAGCCACCGCGACCTGCTCGCCGTCGACACCGCCGACCCCGGTGAGGTGCGCGTCCTGCTCGCCGACAGCGAGAGCCAGGAGGCCGCGGTCGTGGCCGACACCCTGCGCCGCGCCCACCTGCTGGAGGGCGTCCCCTGGTCGCGCATGGCCGTGCTCGTCCGCTCGGCCACCCGCCAGGTCCCCATGCTGCGCCGCGCCCTGCTCAGCGCCGGCGTCCCGGTCGTCGTGGCGGGTGACGGGCCCCCGCTGATCCAGGAGCCCGGCGTGCGGCCGCTGGCGACCCTGCTGCGCGTCGCGCTGCGCCCGGAGACGCTGGACGTCACCACCGCGGAGGAACTGCTCACCGGCCCGCTGGGCGCCACGGACGCGATCGGCGTGCGCCGCCTGCGCCGCGCCCTGCGCGTGGCCGAGCTGGCGGCCGCGGCCGTCGAGTCCGGCGAGCCCGCGCCGCCGCCGCGGTCCTCCGACGAGCTGCTGGTCGCCGCCGTGCAGGACGTCCGCGAGCTGGTCTCGATCGAGCCGCACGTCGCCTCCTGCGCCGAGCGCGTCGCCGCGCTGATCAAGGTCGCGCGCGAGTCGGCCGCGCGCGGCGACACCGCGGAAGAGGCCCTGTGGGCGGTCTGGCAGGCGTCCGGGCTGCCCGAGCGCTGGACGGACGCCAGCGTGGCCGGCGGCCCGCGCGGCGGGCAGGCCGACCGCGACCTCGACGCCGTGGTGGCGCTGTTCGACCACGCCGCCCGCTTCGTCGACCGCCTGCCCCACGCCGGGCTCGGCGTCTTCCTCGACGACCTGGCGTCCCAGGAGATCGCGGGCAACACCCTCGCCGCGCACGCGCCGGACGGCGACGTCGTGCAGATCCTCACCGCCCACCGCGCCAAAGGCCTCGAATGGGATGTCGTGGTGGTCGCGGGCGTCCAGGACGGGGTCTGGCCCGACCTTCGCCTGCGCGGCTCGCTGCTCGGCATCGAGCAGCTCGTCGAGCTGTCGGAGGGCTCGGCCCTGGACGGCGTGGACGCCGCGACCGCCGCGCTGGCCTCCAAGCTCCTCGCCGAGGAACGCCGCCTGTTCTACGTCGCCGTCACCCGCGCCCGCCGCCGCCTGGTGGTCACCGCCGTCGGCGGCGACGACACCGACGAGCGGCCCTCGCGCTTCCTGTCCGAGCTGCTGCCCGGCGCGGTCGAGCAGGCCACCGTGGACGAGCGCGCCCGCTGGCTGAGCATGTCCGCGCTGGTCGCCGACCTGCGCGCCGCCGTGTGCGACCCCTCGCGCCCCGAGTCCATGCGCAGGGCCGCCGCGCGCCACCTCGCCCGCCTGGCCCGCGCCGGCGTCCCCGGCGCCCACCCCGACGAGTGGTACGCCCTCACGCCCATCTCCGACGACCGTCCCCTCACCTGGCCGGACGGCATCGTCCGCGTCTCGCCGTCCGCGGTCGAGAGCTTCACCAAGTGCGGCCTGCGCTGGCTGCTCGAAACCGCCGTCGGCGCGTCCGGCACCGACGCCTCGCGCAGCCTCGGCTCGGTCATCCACGCCGTCGCCGTCCTCGCCGCCGCCGGGCAGGAAGGCGACACGCTCGGCAAACGGCTGGACGAGGTCTGGGAGGAACTGGACTTCGGCGGCCTGTGGTTCAGCCGCAAGCAGCGCACCGTCGCCGAGCAGATGGTCTCCCGGTTCCTCACCTGGCACGAGCGCAACCCGCGCGAGCTCGTCGCCGTCGAGGAGGCGTTCACGGCCATGCTGTCGGAGAACGTCCAGATCAAGGGCCGCGTCGACCGGGTCGAGCGCGACGGCGACGGCCGCGCGGTGATCATCGACCTCAAGACCGGCACCACCAAGCCCTCCGACCACGACCTCGCCCGCCACCCGCAGCTCGGCGTCTACCAGCTCGCCGCCCTGCTCGGCGCGTTCCAGCGGCACGGCCTCACCGAGCCGGGCGGCGCGGCCCTGGTGCAGCTCGGCAAGGCCGCGGGCACGAACGCCGCGCTCGCCCGCGAGCAGGGGCAGGGGGCGCTCGGCGACGACGCCGAGCCCGGCTGGGCCGGTGAGCTGGTCGACACCGTGGCCACCGGCATGTCCGCCCGGGTCTTCCGCGCCACGGTCAACGACGGCTGCCGCACCTGCGCGGCCAAGGCGAGCTGCCCGGTCAACGACGGCGGGGGCCAGGTTTGCTAG